Proteins from a genomic interval of Chanos chanos chromosome 3, fChaCha1.1, whole genome shotgun sequence:
- the megf6a gene encoding multiple epidermal growth factor-like domains protein 6: MVKWNNYFLISARPNVCTEQQKIIVAEKQPCVQTFTRMVKVWKQDCVGHPWCMGYERRTAYYTGYRQVYRQDYQTVCKCCPGWSQLSGEAGCLYPLCSYGVCFNGGVCKEGSSQLCDCPAGFHGPSCQYDVNECEETNGGCEGLCSNTIGSFYCKCTSGQRLREDGKTCQDIDECQVHNGGCQHRCVNTRGSYYCECNPGFRLHSDARTCIAVQSCAISNGGCEQECVQISSVHFQCRCRPNYQLAADGKRCKLRNPCADRNGGCMHKCHNDRGRAQCECHRGFRLAQDRRSCEDIDECETGQAACAHGCHNNPGSFSCICNPGYELGSDGRKCYRIEMEIVNSCETGNGGCSHHCQHGTLGPVCSCNTGYQLDDDLKTCLDVDECGDGTSCCEQDCTNYPGGYECYCRAGYRLNSDGCGCDDVDECVSDNGGCDHTCQNTAGSYQCFCRLGHRLAEDRHQCIPLERTVEALSSHLVVERPLPQITLLQDYALPLERYDDYEEGLGELRAESTLSEKYVCLNNTFGHDCSLSCDDCSNGGECNVERNGCDCPDGWTDIICNQTCPEGTFGRNCSFTCKCKNGGTCDPVTGHCRCPPGVSGEMCQDGCPKGFYGKHCNKKCNCANNGRCHRTYGACLCDPGLYGRFCHLPCPKWTYGPGCSEECPCVQRNSQECHRRYGTCVCKPGYQGKTCNQECDSGFYGVGCKRKCQCPTGISCHHVTGDCQHHCPAGLHGQNCDQECTEGSYGPGCSLSCDCSGAACDAVNGQCHCPAGRTGERCERECVNGTWGLACAEQCPVCENSGVCDKVNGTCICLPGYEGRLCENVCPVGHFGLGCQHRCLCENSGLCHHVTGRCTCMDGWTGHNCKKACDPGHWGADCANACDCKNTDGSCDAVTGQCNCEAGFTGPRCDQKCPEGFFGPGCRHRCQCDNSAACEHVSGACTCLPGWTGTYCEKSCPEGFHGLDCQQKCNCLHGGRCHHMTGTCLCPPGWIGPQCNTACQANTFGPGCNQTCNCHNNATCDPVNGKCECGPGWTGPGCEEACSAGFYGIGCHQHCLCQNGGSCDHISGHCTCPSGWTGVACELECAPGWYGIDCQQECVCENGGVCNRQSGECSCPAGWVGQRCEKACVAGFFGLGCEEQCQCEHNAPCDHVTGACLCPPGWRGLRCEKICFPGSYGKDCSQRCVCPHGTSCNHVTGECGCPPGFTGNGCEQICQPGTFGLNCNQVCQCSAANQLCHPVTGLCYCAPGYQGNNCDLECEEGQYGPNCERRCQCLNNGVCQTTTGTCLCPPGFIGANCNITCPAGHYGQDCAQVALCGKGARNDPITGRCVCKAGQRGEDCGQGCPKGWFGEACAYRCNCSNGGLCDPVSGNCTCGLGWTGGSCDIECPQGWYGANCQQQCECKNNGTCDRVTGECQCSPGYYGHLCEHACPPGFHGHHCQLFCDCRENVPCDPRSGQCQCPAGYQGNRCERECEEGKFGHGCTQTCDCDRNTPCDPVSGKCLCAPGKTGLHCDIDCSLNRYGPDCSESCHCENGALCNPRNGRCTCLNGWMGPSCHEGHF; encoded by the exons atgtaaATGAGTGTGAGGAAACCAATGGAGGATGTGAGGGGCTCTGTTCTAACACCATTGGTAGCTTTTACTGTAAGTGTACCAGTGGTCAGAGACTAAGGGAGGATGGCAAGACTTGCCAAG ATATTGACGAATGTCAGGTCCATAACGGAGGCTGCCAGCACAGATGTGTGAACACCAGAGGATCCTACTACTGTGAGTGCAACCCGGGCTTTCGGCTGCACAGCGATGCACGTACCTGTATAG CTGTCCAGTCCTGTGCCATCAGTAACGGAGGCTGTGAACAGGAATGCGTCCAAATCTCCTCCGTCCATTTCCAGTGCCGCTGCAGACCAAACTACCAGCTCGCTGCCGATGGCAAACGCTGCAAGC TTAGGAACCCGTGTGCAGACAGAAATGGAGGCTGCATGCACAAATGTCACAATGACCGTGGTCGGGCCCAGTGTGAGTGCCACAGAGGGTTCAGACTGGCCCAGGACAGACGGAGCTGTGAAG acATTGATGAGTGTGAGACGGGCCAGGCTGCCTGTGCGCATGGCTGCCATAACAACCCTGGCTCTTTCTCCTGCATCTGTAACCCTGGATACGAACTGGGCTCCGATGGCAGGAAATGTTACC GTATTGAAATGGAGATTGTTAACAGTTGTGAAACTGGAAATGGAGGCTGCTCTCACCACTGTCAACATGGCACTCTTGGGCCTGTTTGCAGCTGTAACACTGGATACCAGCTTGATGATGACTTAAAGACTTGTTTGG atgtggatgaatgcGGAGATGGAACTTCGTGCTGTGAGCAGGACTGCACTAATTACCCTGGGGGATACGAGTGCTATTGCAGGGCAGGATACAGACTCAATTCAGATGGATGTGGTTGTGATG ATGTGGATGAGTGCGTCTCTGATAACGGAGGCTGCGATCATACCTGCCAGAACACAGCCGGGTCCTATCAGTGCTTCTGTCGATTGGGGCATCGCCTGGCTGAGGACAGACACCAGTGCATAC cTCTGGAGAGGACAGTGGAAGCATTGTCCAGTCATTTGGTGGTTGAAAGACCCCTGCCTCAGATCACTCTGCTGCAGGACTACGCTCTGCCATTAGAGCGCTATGATGACTATGAGGAGGGTCTGGGAGAGCTACGGGCTGAGAGCACCCTCTCTGAGAAATATG TCTGTTTGAACAACACATTTGGCCATGACTGCAGCCTGTCGTGTGATGACTGCTCCAACGGAGGAGAGTGTAATGTTGAGCGGAATGGTTGCGATTGCCCAGACGGCTGGACGGACATTATCTGCAACCAGA CCTGTCCGGAGGGCACATTTGGCAGGAACTGCTCCTTCACCTGTAAGTGTAAGAATGGAGGCACCTGTGATCCGGTGACCGGGCACTGCCGCTGCCCGCCCGGAGTCAGTGGAGAAATGTGTCAGGATG GCTGTCCAAAAGGCTTTTATGGGAAACActgtaataaaaaatgtaactgtGCCAACAATGGCCGCTGTCATCGCACCTAcggagcctgtctgtgtgacccTGGACTCTACGGCAGGTTCTGCCACCTGC CGTGCCCTAAATGGACGTATGGACCAGGCTGTTCAGAGGAGTGTCCGTGTGTGCAAAGGAACTCTCAGGAGTGCCACCGTCGCTATGgcacctgtgtgtgtaaacctgGGTACCAAGGCAAGACTTGCAACCAGG aatgtgACAGTGGGTTCTATGGTGTAGGATGTAAGAGGAAATGTCAGTGCCCAACTGGAATTTCTTGCCATCATGTGACAGGGGACTGCCAGCACCACTGCCCAGCAGGTCTGCATGGGCAGAACTGTGACCAAG AATGTACAGAGGGCAGTTATGGACCTGGATGCTCTCTGTCTTGTGACTGCTCTGGAGCAGCGTGCGATGCAGTAAACGGGCAGTGCCACTGTCCGGCCGGAAGAACTGGAGAGCGCTGTGAAAGAG agtgtgttaatgggacTTGGGGTTTGGCCTGTGCAGAGCAGTGTCCGGTCTGTGAGAACAGCGGAGTGTGTGATAAAGTGAATGGAACATGCATCTGCCTGCCAGGATATGAAGGAAGGCTCTGTGAAAATG TCTGCCCAGTGGGACACTTTGGTCTGGGTTGTCAGCATCGCTGTTTGTGTGAGAACAGTGGACTCTGTCACCACGTCACAGGCCGTTGTACTTGTATGGATGGCTGGACCGGGCACAACTGCAAGAAAg CCTGTGACCCTGGACATTGGGGAGCAGACTGTGCCAACGCGTgtgactgtaaaaacacagatggGAGCTGTGACGCGGTGACTGGGCAGTGTAACTGTGAGGCAGGTTTTACTGGACCACGCTGCGATCAAA AGTGCCCTGAAGGGTTCTTTGGTCCAGGCTGTCGTCACAGGTGCCAGTGTGATAATAGTGCAGCTTGTGAACATGTCAGTGGTGCTTGTACATGCCTGCCAGGCTGGACTGGGACATACTGCGAAAAAT cCTGTCCTGAAGGTTTCCATGGTCTGGACTGTCAGCAGAAATGTAATTGCTTACATGGTGGGCGATGTCACCACATGACAGGAACCTGTCTTTGCCCCCCTGGCTGGATTGGCCCCCAATGCAACACCG CATGCCAAGCAAACACATTTGGACCAGGTTGCAATCAAACCTGTAACTGCCACAACAATGCCACCTGTGACCCGGTGAATGGGAAGTGCGAATGTGGGCCAGGCTGGACCGGACCCGGTTGTGAGGAAG ccTGTTCTGCTGGCTTCTATGGGATTGGCTGCCACCAGCACTGCCTATGCCAGAACGGAGGGTCATGTGATCACATCAGCGGACACTGCACGTGTCCCAGCGGGTGGACTGGGGTTGCATGTGAACTGG AGTGTGCCCCAGGCTGGTATGGTATTGACTGtcagcaggagtgtgtgtgtgagaatggaggAGTGTGTAACCGGCAGAGTGGAGAGTGCTCATGTCCAGCAGGATGGGTGGGCCAGCGCTGTGAGAAAG CCTGCGTGGCAGGATTTTTTGGTCTTGGCTGTGAggagcagtgtcagtgtgaaCACAACGCCCCCTGTGATCATGTCACAGGAGCCTGTTTATGTCCACCGGGCTGGAGGGGACTGCGCTGTGAGAAAA TCTGTTTTCCTGGCTCATATGGGAAGGATTGTTCACAGCGTTGTGTCTGCCCCCATGGCACTTCTTGTAATCACGTGACTGGGGAATGTGGCTGTCCCCCGGGGTTTACGGGAAACGGCTGTGAACAGA TTTGCCAGCCTGGCACATTTGGGCTGAACTgtaatcaggtgtgtcagtgctcaGCAGCTAATCAGTTATGCCACCCTGTTACTGGACTCTGCTACTGTGCTCCAGGTTACCAAGGCAACAACTGTGATTTAG AGTGTGAGGAGGGCCAATATGGACCTAACTGTGAACGCCGGTGCCAGTGTCTAAATAATGGAGTCTGTCAGACCACCACTGGGACCTGTTTGTGTCCTCCAGGATTTATTGGGGCAAACTGCAATATCA catgcCCAGCAGGGCATTATGGGCAGGATTGTGCCCAAGTGGCACTGTGTGGAAAGGGTGCCAGGAACGACCCCATCACGGGCAGATGTGTGTGCAAGGCTGGGCAGCGAGGGGAGGACTGCGGCCAAG GCTGTCCTAAAGGCTGGTTTGGGGAGGCCTGTGCATACCGTTGTAACTGCAGTAATGGAGGATTGTGTGACCCTGTGTCGGGAAACTGTACCTGTGGACTAGGATGGACTGGAGGCAGctgtgatatag AATGTCCCCAAGGATGGTATGGCGCTAACTGTCAACAGCAATGTGAATGTAAGAACAACGGCACATGTGACAGAGTAACGGGGGAGTGCCAGTGTAGCCCTGGATATTATGGACATCTCTGTGAACATG CTTGCCCTCCTGGTTTCCATGGACACCACTGccagctgttttgtgactgtagAGAAAATGTGCCTTGTGACCCTCGTTCTGGCCAATGCCAATGCCCAGCAGGTTACCAAGGCAACCGTTGTGAGAGAG AATGTGAAGAGGGAAAGTTTGGTCATGGGTGTACTCAGACTTGTGACTGTGATAGAAACACACCATGTGATCCAGTGAGTGGCAAATGCCTGTGTGCACCGGGGAAGACAGGACTTCATTGTGATATAG actGTAGTCTGAATCGCTATGGTCCTGATTGTTCAGAGAGCTGCCACTGTGAAAATGGAGCTCTGTGTAACCCACGGAATGGACGTTGCACTTGTctaaatggatggatgggacCTAGTTGTCATGAAGGTCATTTTTGA